The sequence TGCAGCAAACGGCCTTGCGGGAATTGAAGATGGAGTTGGCGGTGATCGCCGAGCTGAGCCGTGCCCGGGTGGCGTTCGACGAGGCTGTTCCCGGCCTCCAGCAGATGCGGAACGGTTTGCTGCACTTCGACCAGTGGACCCGCGGCGTCGGCGAAGGACCGCAGAAGAAGGAGGTCAAGGCGGGGGCGGATCCGCGGCTCGTCGCGAGCAAGTACTCGCGCTTTGGCTACGACCCGGCCAACGATGAAGTCGAGTTTGGGCCGTACTCCTTCCGAGTAGCCACTGCGGTCGAAGCCGCGAAGGATCTCGTTCGTGCTATCCATCGTGCGGCGCAAGCGGTCGACTTGCGTGCAGCCGCCGAATTGCGGACTCGGACGATCGCGGCAATGACGGCTTCGTCCATCCAGACGGAAGGAACTATTCGGGTATCGACCGGCGTGGATACCCGAGTTTGGGTATCGCTGGCCGCCACTGCTCCGGAAACCAATCGTGAGGTGCTGGCCGAGCAGGTGATCGGTGTGCTCGTGGAGGCCGGATTGCGACTTGTGTCGTCTATGGAACCGCAAAGCGACAATCCGGCGGAGCGCTTGCGGAGCGGCGAGTCCCTCTGCGTTGAGTCGGTCGATTCGACGCCACGACCCGAGATCGCCAAGTAGTTCAGCTGCGCAGTGAGCCCGGGTAGAGGTCGGCGTCCGCGGGGAGCGTCGTGCCGTGGAACCACGCGGCGAAGAACTCCTTCAGGTTCTTGCCGCTGACCTGTGTCGCCATCGTCTCGAAGTCCGCCCAGGCCGCGTTGGCGTGCCGGTACCGGGACGGCCATTCCTTCAACAGCCGGTCGAACGCCGGGTCGCCGATCTCGCGGCGCAGCGCGTGCAGCGCCAGGATTCCCTTGTTGTAGACGCCTTCGAACTCGTGGCCCTGCCCCATCGCGACGAGCTTCTGCGCCCAGAAGTCCGTGCTGCCATGGGTGATTTCGATCGCCGCGCGGTAGCGGTCGTCCAGGTTCTGGCCCTCGCGCTCGGCCCACAGCCACTGCGCGTACGACGCGAAGCACTCGTTCAGGCAGATGTCGGACCAATCGCGCAGCGAGACCGAGTCGCCGAACCACTCGTGGGCGTTCTCGTGCACCAGTGTCGGCAGGTCGGCCCACTTCGCGTACGTCGGGCGGGTCTGCGTCTCGAGCGAGAAGTGGACGTCCTCGTTCAGGAAGATGCCGCCGGCCGCCGATTGCGGGTACGGGCCGAACTTGCCGCTCAGGAAGCCGAGGACCTCGGGCAGGCGCTCGCCGATCGCGCGGTGGCCTTCGGCGCCGGGGGCGTACGCCGAGACCACCGGGGTGCCGTCCGGCAGTGTCGACTTGTCGACGCTGAACTTGCCGATCGCGATCGTCGTCAGGTAGCTCGCCACCGGGTTCGGCTCGGTCCACGTGCCCGGCGGGCCTTCCCGGCCGTTCGAAATGACCGTCCACCCGGCCGGGACATGCGCGGTGAGCGTGAAGGTGGCCTTGTCGCGCGGGGTTTCGTTCACGGGGTACCAGAACGCGGCCGAGTGCGGCTCGCCGACCATGAACGCGCCGCCGTCGGCCGAGTGCTGCCAGCCGTTCTCGCTGCCGCCTTCGTGCGGGGTCTTCGCTGGGTCGCCGCCGTAGCGCACCCGCGTGCGGAACGTCGTCCCGGCGCGGATCGGCGACGACGGCGTGATCACCAGCTCGTGCGCCTTCTCCCGGCTGAAGCGCGCCGGCCGCCCGTCGACGTCGACGCCGCGCACGTCCAGCCCGCGCAGGTCGAGGTCGAAGCGGCTCAGGTCCTGGGTCGCCTGAGCGGTGATCGTCGTGTCGCCGTCGAGGTGGCCGCTCGGCGGGTCGTAGGTGACGCCGACCTGGTAGCCGAGGGCGTCGTAGCCGCCATTGCCGTCGTCCGGGTAGTACGCGTCACCGCCGCCGGACGCTCCCGGCGTGGCGTGCAGGGGCGGGGGCTGGGGCACGCCGGAGACGGCGTCACCGCTGCAGGCCGCGGCGAGGATCACCGCGGCGCAGACGGCGAGGGCAGCGAGTCGGCGGCGCATACGACCACCATAGGTGATGGATTGCGATCACTTGGTCACGTTCCGCACCTGCGGTTTTGTGGTTAGGTGGCCGCGTGCTCTGTTTCGGCGGCACGGGCGTGCCGATCGTTCTGCTCCACGGCCTGATGGGCCGCGCGCGGACGTGGTGGCGGGTCGCGGAGTGGCTCCGGCCCTACGGCGCGGTGTACGGCTTCGACGCGCGCGGCCACGGGAGCGCCCCGCGGGTCGGGCCGTGGACGACCGAGCGGTTCGCCGACGACGTCGCCGAAGCGCTCCGGACCCTGGACGCGGGCCCGGCCGTGCTCATCGGCCACTCGATGGGCGGGCTGCACGCGTGGGCGACCGCCGCGCGGTACCCGGAGCTGGTGCGCGCGGTCGTGTCCGAGGACTTCGCGCCGGACCAGCGCGGCCGGACCGTCGAAACCTGGCGCGGGTACTTCGAGAGCTGGCCG is a genomic window of Amycolatopsis lexingtonensis containing:
- a CDS encoding alpha/beta fold hydrolase; its protein translation is MLCFGGTGVPIVLLHGLMGRARTWWRVAEWLRPYGAVYGFDARGHGSAPRVGPWTTERFADDVAEALRTLDAGPAVLIGHSMGGLHAWATAARYPELVRAVVSEDFAPDQRGRTVETWRGYFESWPVPFKSLDRVREFFGDAGEYFADCVEEREYGYHLVSDLEDLYVIAAEWGRRDYWDLVDAIRCPLLLIEGEHTAMPPGQQAAVAARVPGAKHLVVPGSAHLPHDEAPETYRGAVEAFLSDVLLR
- a CDS encoding M1 family metallopeptidase, with product MRRRLAALAVCAAVILAAACSGDAVSGVPQPPPLHATPGASGGGDAYYPDDGNGGYDALGYQVGVTYDPPSGHLDGDTTITAQATQDLSRFDLDLRGLDVRGVDVDGRPARFSREKAHELVITPSSPIRAGTTFRTRVRYGGDPAKTPHEGGSENGWQHSADGGAFMVGEPHSAAFWYPVNETPRDKATFTLTAHVPAGWTVISNGREGPPGTWTEPNPVASYLTTIAIGKFSVDKSTLPDGTPVVSAYAPGAEGHRAIGERLPEVLGFLSGKFGPYPQSAAGGIFLNEDVHFSLETQTRPTYAKWADLPTLVHENAHEWFGDSVSLRDWSDICLNECFASYAQWLWAEREGQNLDDRYRAAIEITHGSTDFWAQKLVAMGQGHEFEGVYNKGILALHALRREIGDPAFDRLLKEWPSRYRHANAAWADFETMATQVSGKNLKEFFAAWFHGTTLPADADLYPGSLRS